The Corynebacterium felinum DNA segment CGCTGGCGTTAGTCATCGTGATCCTCCTTGGCGGTTTCGATCACATGCTCGCCTTCTTCCATGAATGCATCGAAATCCGACGTGAACATCCTGTCTTGCTCCACCCGAAACTTGGAGTATTCCTCAAGCGCGAACTTGTCTGCAAGCTTCTTTGAAATCTTGCCCGCATTTTGTAGCAACTCACGTCCATCGATCGCCAAAACCTGATCCAGCAAGCTGGCCCACTGCTCCATCGTTGTAGGGATGTGCCGCTCGGCTCGGCTTTCTGCCAAGTTCAAGAATGTTTCCACCAGACGTCCGAGATCATTAAGTTCCGTTTTGGATAGGTAGTTCTTGCCGACGGTCACATCACCTGCCAACACCTTGCCTTCTGGGCCTTTAGCCCAAGTGGTCAACCCCATGTGTGGTTTGTCCGCCGATGCTCTATTCCGAATAAGTTCGGCAGCAGTATGTCCGTGCACTGCATAATGCAGTTTGTTTTGCACGGTGGCAAAGAAAGTTTTGGTTATCGGTGCATCCCGGTCATAGTCCGTGGCCGTGGCGTAAATATCTGTTACTTTTTGGTAGAACCGGCGCTCCGATAAGCGGATTTCCCGGATCTCTTGAAGCAGCTGTTCAAAGTAGTCTTCACCAAAAATTTCGCCTTGGGCCATGCGCTGCTTATCCACGACAAACCCACGAAGTGTAAAGTCCCTCAGCACCTTGGTTGCCCAGATACGGAACTGCGTTGCCCGTTTGGAGTTCACTCGATAGCCGACGGAGATAATTGCGTCGAGATTGTAGTGTTTTACTTGGTAGTTTTTGCCATCAGCGGCAGTTGTCCGGAATTTCCGGACAACTGAATCCTCTTCCAGTTCACTGGAGGCAAAGATGTTTGTCAGGTGCTCGCTCACTGTTCGCTTATCGACGCCAAACAGCTCACCCATGAGCGCCTGCGTCAACCAGATTGTGCCTTCATCGAATCGCACCAATAAATCATGTTCGAGATCAGCTGAGGTGAATGTCAACAGCGGACCTGTCGACGAAATCCCTACCTGGCGAGGTTTGTTACTCATAAGCCAGCCTCCAATTGTTCAGAAGTGATACGCCTAGACAAAAGTTCTGGGAGGAGGGTGTCGCGGAGCTCAGTGAGTAGTTCGTTCTCACGCCGTAAGGAATCAGACTTCTGAAAAATCTTTGAGACCACTGCCTCAAATTCTCGGCGATACGCTCGGGGAATCACAGGGGCTTCAAAAGTTGGCACTGCGTCCTTCGCTAAATGTAAGACTGTAGTTCCATTAACCCTATTGCGACACCACTGCCGAAACTCGTTGCTAGATAGGATGCCGTAAAGATAGGAGTTAGATATCTGGGGGTCAGACGGCCTAATCACTAGAAGATCGAGTGAAGCAACAATATGATTATAGTCAGTAATATCCGGAAGACGTACCACTCGTCCGACGACCTCAGCGTTCTGAGTTAGGTCCGTCTGAGCGACGATAAGTTCACCACGCCCCACTAACTGTCCCTCTTTGTAATGGCCTGTGTAAGCTTTCAGCCCGTCCGACTTATATCCACCATTACGATCAAACGACTTAATCGTAACTAAAGCACAATCGGAATCTTGAAGTTCAGAACTTTTGTAAGATACTCCCTTAGTGATCTCCACGAGATTACTCAGAGGAATTCGCTTGACTGGGACTCTTGAGGTGAGTTCCCTAAAATACAACCCAACTAAATCGTAATTCGCCCTCAGCATTCGTTGATTCGATTCGATCTTATCGTCGAGAAGTCCCAGTTTTCGTCCAATTTCTTGCTGCTCTTTAAATGAAAAATCAGGAACTTCGAAGTTCTTAACAACATCCCAAGAAGCACGAGGCATCCGAGTTCCGGTACTTGAGGAGGCTGCCATATCTGAAAACTCTTTCAATGCCGCGACATAGAAAGCAAAGCGGGGGTGCACGCCCGATTTCGCTCGAAAAACCCAGAAGTCAGATGAACAAATCCCCTCATTCTCGCCAGTAAAAATTACCTTTCGGAAATATGGACGGAGCCTTCCGTATATGATCTGGTCTTTGCTAAAGCGACTTTTCTGACTGGTGATTCCATCGACACTCTCAAACCTAGATACTCTCAAGGCACTAGGTTCTATATGTTCATATGCGAGATACTTTTCGTCCGGCCCCAATTCGGACGGCTTTACAGTGTCTTTAACAATATCGACCAAATCACCAAAACTAGCCACAGAAATTTCCAATCTGAGTCGAGATTTCCTCTTCCAGCTCCCGCCCGCGCTCAAACTCCTTAAGCAGCTCGCTCGTCAAACGCTTGATCTTGTCCTCGACTGGCTCGTCGTCAAGCTCTGCTTCCTCAAGGCCCACATAGCGGCCAGGGGTGAGCACGAAGTTATTCTTCTCGATCTCCTCGAAGCTGGCGGATTTTACGAATCCGGCGATATCTTCGTAGTTTCCGTCATGGTTGCGCCACGCATGGTAAGTGTCGGCGATCTTGGCGATATCCTCGTCCGAGAACTCGCGCAGGCGTCGAGTCTTCAACGCGCCCATCTTGCGGGCATCAATAAACAACACTTCCCCATCGCGAGCACGATGGCCATTACCAAAACGATTCTTCGACACAAACCACAAACACGCAGGAATACCCGTGTTGAAAAATAGTTTGTCAGGCAAGGCAACAATACAGTCGACCAGTTCCTCCTCGATCAACCTCTTCCGGATCTCCCCTTCACCACCGCTATTAGAACTCAGGGAACCATTGGCCAGAACAAAACCAGCCGTACCCTTTGGACTCAAGTGATGGATAAAGTGTTGTACCCACGCAAAGTTGGCATTACCCTGCGGAGGAGTGCCGTACTTCCAGCGAGGGTCGTCGTCAAGCGTCGGGCTCCACCAATCAGAGACATTGAACGGCGGATTAGCCAAGATAAAGTCTGCGCGCAGATCCTTGTGCTGATCTTGGGTAAAGGAATCGGCGGACTTTGCACCTAAGTCGGCTTCAATACCGCGAAGCGCCAAGTTCATCTTGGCTAGTTTCCAGGTAGTATCGGTGAACTCTTGGCCGTAAACAGAAATGTCGTTGAGGTTGCCCCCATGTGCTTCGACAAACTTGGAACTTTGGACGAACATACCGCCGGAACCACAAGCCGGATCGTAAACGCGACCTTTATAAGGTTCGAGCATCTCAACCAACAGGCGAACAATGGAACGGGGCGTGTAAAAAGCACCGGCATCCTTACCAGATTCTTTGCCGGCAAACTGGCCAAGGAAGTATTCATAGACGCTACCGAGTACGTCATCGGAGCCGTGGTCGTCCTTCTCACCAAAGCCAATGGAACCAATCAGATCCACTAACCCGCCGAGGCGTTCCTTATCCAGGCCGTCACGCGCGTAGTCCTTAGGCAGCACGCCTTTGAGTGAAGGGTTTTCCTTCTCAATAACGTCCATCGCGTTATCAATAATGATGCCAACTTCAGGGCTTTTGGCCTGGTTCTGAATCTGCTGCCAACGCGCATTGGCAGGCACCCAGAACACATTGCGCTTTTGATACTCGTCGCGATCCTCTAGAAACTTGAGGCGGCGCTCCTCGTTGGGAATATAGCCATCACTGTCTGGGTTGGACAGACTTTCCTTGAGTTCTGCTCGACGCTCTTCAAAGCGGTCGGAGATGTACTTCAAGAAGATCAATCCAAGCACGACATGTTTATATTGGCCTGGCTCCTGGTTACCACGCAGTTTGTCGGCTGTAGCCCACAGCTTTTGCTCCAGGGTTTGCTCATTCTTCTTGGTCGGCTTCTTCGCCACTAGGTATTCTCTCCGTGATATTGTCTACTAATTTCGACCCGCTCGTTACGCCCAATTTATCCTTAGGGCAAGTCAAAATACATCGCCGTGAGTATACAACAATCAAGCTAAGCCTTGAATTGGAAAGAATAGTCTTTACCCCTGTAGAAGGCACTTTCTCCACACTGTGCAACAAAATCGCCCATCAGTCTGCAGCCGTGGTGGAAGCCTGACACGCCACTTCAGTCATTTTATGTTCTTCTGCAATTGATAAAACACGCTTCCTATTTGCAATGAGGATCAATGGAAGTGTGTGCAGTTTTTACCGCCCGTTTACTGAAGTATCACACCACCTCAGTTAACAGGCGGGCTACTAGGAGCGCTGTTCGCGCTGGACATTTCCGAAAAAGCGGTGATGAAACGGCGTCGACAAGCAATGCTAGTGCCTGCCCAAGCCGCGGTAGCCCCAGCCAGCAGCCTTCCAGGCTTGCGCATCTAACACGTTGCGGCCATCAATGATTTTCGGATGTGCCACAATGCCCCGCACAACAGCAGGGTCGAGATTCTTATATTCATCCCACTCAGTCAGCAAAAGCACGAGGTCCGCACCCTTCAGTGCCGCCATTGTCTCTACCTGCGTGCGCAGTTGTGGCAAACGCTTCTCCACCGCGCCCAGCGCCTCAGGGTCAGTGACCGTCACCTGCGCACCATGCTCATGAAGGCGCAAGGCAACATCCAAGGCGGGCGAATCGCGAATATCGTCACTATTCGGTTTAAAAGCAGCACCCAAAACAGTAATCTTCTTCCCTGCCACCGCACCCCCCAGTGCGGCGAAGGAAAGATCCACCACACGGTCGCGGCGGCGCTGATTAATCTCATCAACCTCACGCAGGAAGCCGACCGCATCCTCCACACCGAGCTCCTCCGCGCGGGAGACAAACGCACGAATATCCTTCGGCAAACAGCCGCCGCCAAAGCCAACGCCGGCGCTTAAAAAGCGATTGCCAATGCGCACATCGTGGCCGAGTGCGTGGGCAAGCTCCACTACATCGCCCCCGGTTGCCTCACACAGCTCAGCCATTGCGTTGATGAAACTGATTTTGGTGGCCAAAAACGAGTTCGCCGCCACTTTCACCAACTCAGCGGTGGGATAGTTCATCACCAGCCGCGGAATCCCCGCCGCCAGCATGGAGGCATAAATCTCATCGAGCACCGATTGCCCATGGACAGCATGCGCGGGATCATCAGAAAGCCCATAAACAAGCCGATCCGGGCGCAACGTGTCCTCCACCGCGAAACTTTCGCGCAAAAACTCAGGATTCCACACTAAGGTCAAACCCAGCGGGGCAATGCGCTTCGCCAACGCGTGGGCAGTACCCACCGGAACAGTAGATTTACCCACCACCACAGGTTTTTTCGTGGAAGACTTAACTGCAGCTTCAATCATGTCAAAAGCCGAGTTCACGAAACTCAAATCCGCCGCACCGCTGGTAGCCGATTGTGGAGTACCCACAGTAACGAAGTGGACGTCGACGTCGACAAGCTCATCCGTGGCAGGAGCAACCGCAAAACGCAACCTGCCCGACGCCAAGCTCTGCTGCAAAATCTGCTCAAGCCCAGGCTCAAAAAACGGCACATCCCCCCGATTCAACACAGCCACCTTATCAGCATCAATGTCGACACCAATCACATCATGGCCCAACGAGGCCATACACGCAGCATGCACGGCACCAAGATAGCCGCAGCCAATCACAGAAATCTTCATAATTTTTCACTCCTTCACAGAATGGGAAATCCACTGATTAATAAAAGGTTGTGCACTCGGGCGAAACGCATACACACAACACAACCGCAACCGCGCAGCCTGGGTATAGGCCTGCAAACGGCTAGGCGAAATAACTAAAGAATCCGCAAGCTCCCTTACAGCCTGCGAAATGCGCGCCTGAACACTGTCCGAATACACCTTCTGAAACCCACGCAATTCCACATGCGCAAGCACATTGCCCACATCCAAAGCCGCCTCACCAAAAGCAACAGTGTCCAAATCCAACACACTCAGCTGCGACCCGTCCCACAAAAGCTGCTTATCATGCAAATCCCGATGCAACACCACACAAGGATCAGCAGGTTTCAACAACTCACCAGCAAGCGCATCCACACTACGAGCAAGCCGCTGACACGAATGCGCATCGAGCATCCCAAAATGCTCAACCTGATTCAGCCAGTGTCGCAGCACACCAAGCTCATCACCGGCATCGTGCGACGACAGGCCCACACCAGCACCACGCGCAAACTTCGGCCACAACTCAACAAACCGCTCCCATCCCGGCACCGACGCATCACCTAAGGCACACAACGTATCACCGGGAAGAAGCTCATACTCCACCACCGAAGCAGCAGAACGCACAACAGAAGCTGCACGAAAACCCGCAGCCTTAGCCAGAGCAGAATAATCCGGACCAACACCCTTGCGCACATGCTTGACCACCACACCAGCAGCGCGATTAACAACAACCGCACGCTTATTCAACCGGTGCACCACCAAACCCTCATGCGGCGCCAACTCAGGCAACGCCTCATCGCAACCAAAAGGAACAAGGCGCACCACACCATCAGCATCAATCGCACCAGCACGCAACTGACCATCAATAATCTGCTCAAAAACCACACTGTTCGTTTTCAGCTGCGGCCACGCACGCACAACAGAAGGCAACGAAAATAAAACCTCACGCACCCTCATCACCCCACCTGCCCCACCTGCGCAATACGCGCAGCGATATCATCACGCCACGTCGGCGAACCCGCACGCACCGGCTCCATCAAACGCAACAACTGGGCATGAACCTGCGCACAGCGAATATCAGCATCCGAAGGCAACGGGGCAACCTGCGCATACCCACACAAAAACGCATCCTGGTGGGAAGGATTCAACGCAGACACAAAAGAGCCAAGATCACTAGCAGCAGGACCTAAATGCACCCGATCAAAATCACTCAACCACACCTTTTCATGCCTGTGATCACACAACACCTGATCCGGAGTGAAATCACCATGGACCACAACCTCACGCGAATCCTCATACTCAGGCACATCCAAACCAGCCGCCGCAGCAGCAAGCGAAGGATCCACAGCACTCAAAATACGCACATGCGCCTTCAACTGCCGACGCACATCCCGCCGCTTGACCGCACAGCCCCCATCCACCAACGAACGAGCCCCATGCAACCGAGCAAGCAAACCACCCACCCGGGCCACAGCACCCACATCAGGGCTACGCGCCAAATCAGTATCGCCCACAAACTCCATCACACTGACATGCGGATTCGAACCATCATCCACACGCGCCTGCATAGGAACCACCGCCGACATCAACTCATGCACCTTCGGCGAAGGCACACTCTTCCTACTGACACGCCACACCTGATCCCCCACCCTAAAAATCACTCGGCGCGCTGGGTTATAGCGAAGCAATGTACCGGTGGTGACTTCTTCCGGCAGCAGCCTTAAATGCGTAAACAGTTTGGGGTCACTGATCACATCGCCGGTTTGGAGAATGATATTTTCACTCAGTTGCTGGGTTCGCACATTCATCTGTGCTTTGTGGGCAATGCGTTGAAGCTTCGTAGCCTTAATGTGGCTTTTCGGCCACAACAGTCGCAGCCAACCAACAGTGATACCCGTTGTGGCATCTGTGATCGAGGCGATCAGGGAGGTGTCGGGTTTGATCCGGATCCATTCGGCGGTGACGTGACTACCGAGGTGATCATAGAGCCAGTTGGGGTCGGTGAGGTGGTCGATATAGGTTGCGGTTGTGTTGGTCATGAGGCGAACTCCTCTTTGGAATTGACCCAGTTTCTAAATTCTTCACTGGTGGAATACAGGTCTGAGGGGGCGCCGTTGAGTTGCACGCGGCCGTTTTCCAGCCACACCACGCGATCAGCGCGCAGGGCTACCTCAGCATCGTGGGTGACAGCAAGTGTGGTGCGGCCTTCGACGAGTTTCTCGATCGCTTCGAGCACCAGACCTGCGGATTCAGGGTCGAGTCCGGAGGTTGCTTCGTCGAGAATCACAATAGGGGTGTCGCGGAGCAAGGCGCGGGCGATGGCCACGCGTTGGCGTTGCCCGCCGGATAATGTTCCGCCGCGTTCCCCGACAACGGTGTCGTAGCCTTTGGGCATGGCGGTGATGAAATCATGCGCGTTGGCGGCCTTGGTGGCTGCTTCGATTTCGGCGTCGGTGGCATCGAATCGCCCGTAGCGGATGTTTTCACGGATGGTTCCGCTAAACAGGATGGCCTCTTGGTGCACAAGTGAGACATGGGAGCGCAGATCGGCAAGATCCACACTGGTCAGTGGGATACCATCGATGCTCACGGTCCCATGTGTGGGGTCGAGGGCACGCACTAACAGGGAGACTAGGGTGGATTTACCCGCCCCGGATGGGCCGATAATTGCTACTGTTTCCCCAGGGTTAATGGTGAGGTTGAGCCCGCGCAGCACCTTTGTTGATTCGTAGTTGGTGTGCACATTCTCGAAGGTGACTAAACCAGTCACATCATCACCGAGTGGGGTGGGGTTGTGAGGCGAAGCAATATCGGATTGCAGTTCCATCAGATCAGCGACACGTTCACCGGAGGCGGTGGCGCGGGCGATACGCCCGGTATATTTCGCCATATCTCGCAAAGGTTTCATGGTGGTGCGCAAATAGGTGGTAAACAGCACGAGATCACCTAAGGTCATTTCCCCTTCGAGCACCCGCAGCCCGCCACCAACCAGCACGGCTGCTTGCGCCAAACCCACCAGCACATCGGTGCTGCGCTCTAATCGGGCAGCAAGGCGCCTACTTTTCACACCCGCTTTTAATGAGGTGGTGTTTGCACCAACAAAGCGGTCGGAGATCAACGATTCCAAGCCGTAGGCCTGAACAATTTTGATTGAGGACAGTGATTCTTGTGCCGTATTTGCCAGCTGCCCCTCCGCTTTACGGGTAGTGCGTGCAGCCACAGCAATCTTGTGTGAAGCCCCGCGTGAGGTCACCATGAACACAAGCATGGCTGCTACCACCACCAAAGATAGGAGGGGGTCGAGCACCACCATAATGATGAGCATGACCACCAGTGTGATCACATTAGCTAATAGTGGCAGGCCGGCTGTCACCGCGACTTCTTGCATGCGGTTGACATCAGACACTAGGCGCTGCACAGTATCCGCGCTGCGATTTTTTGAGTGGAATTGCTGGCTGAGCCCCTGGACGTGTTGGAAAATTCGGGCACGCAACAATGTCGATGCCCGCGAACCCACCAAGGCGAAAGCCACAGTGGCAAGATAGTTACACAGTGCCCGCATGGCCACCACGAGCAAAAAGGCAGCACCACAAATCAGCAGCAAGCGCAACGAAGCTGGGGCTTCAGCAATATCTGCACCGATGGACACCGACAATGCATCGATAACAAATTTCAGCGGCCACGGCTCTAACACACGAAAAACCACTTCGAGCAGCAGCACTGTCACTCCACCGACGATCAGTTTTCGTTGGGGTTTCACATCTGGTGCGATGAGTTTTAACGTGCGCTTAATCGCAATTTTCTTCATTCGTTTCGGCATCAGCGGCCTGCCTTTGACAGACCAGCCAACGCAAACATGGTGGAAACAACACTCGACCAGCTGTGCTTTTCCACCGCCCGTGCCCGAGCCCGCGCCCCTAATTCAGCGCAGGTGGTTGGGTTGGTGGCAAGCTGGTCAATCGCCGTGGCCAATGCCTGCCGATCCGATGGGGGAACGAGGATGCCGACGTCGGCAAGCACGTTGGGGATTTGCCCGATTTCTGAAGCCACTACAGCAAGCCCTGCTGCCATGTACTCGTAGACCTTCAGCGGTGAAAAATACGCCTGATCGTGCGGATAAGGGGCAACCCCAATGCTGGCACCGGCAAGGTGAGCTGGGATTTCTTCCGGCGCCACGGCACCGACAAACTCCACGTCCAGCCCCAACTGTGCGGCTGTGCGCTCTAAGTTCTCGCGCTGCGGGCCGTCCCCGATGATGCGCAGACGCCACTGGCTTTGCGCATGCGCATAAGCCTCAATCAAAACATCGACCCCATGCCAAGGCTTGAGGGTGCCCACGAACACCACGAGTGGTGCGGCGTGCTCATCCACCGGTTGCGGGGTGATGCGATGCACATTAACCCCATTAGCCACGGTGTGCACGGTTGTGGCACCAGTTAGCGCAATTACCCACTCACGCACCGGCTCAGACACACAAACGGTGGCTAAAGCGGCGGTGACTTGGCGCGATAAAGCGCGGTAGGCGTAGTCTTCGGCGACGAGTTCGCGATGTGTGCGCTGCTCATCGATCAGCGGCGCATTCACTTCGAGGATCGCTGGCAGCGCAGAATCTGCGATCACCTCACTAAACAGCGAGTATCGTTCATAAATGCACTCGAAGTCACCCTCAGCAATCAATTCACTGATACGTTGACTGGCCTTGATTTGTTCCTGCTCGCGCACAGCGGCAGGCCCTTGTCCCACGGGGATTTCCACAACATTCAGCGTTGCAAGATCAGCGGGTACGTCCTTGCCCCGCCTGGTGGCAAAGACGGTGACGTCGTGTCCGTGCGCACGCATTTCCCGGATCACTTCTTGGATGTGCACGCTTGCGCCTTTGGTACCAAAGACGGGAATGCCGGGGTCGACACAAACATAGGCAATTTTCACTTTTTACACTCCTTGGGCGGATTCCCACCCTGACAATGTGCGGGCCTGGCTCAAGCTATCGAAGTGCTTTTCGACGAACTTCCGGGCGTTTCTGCTCAAGCTGAGGCCATCGATGGTTCCACGGGCAAAGTTTTCCAGTGCTTGGGCAAGGGCGGGTACATGTCCAGGTTCAAGCAAAATGCCGGTGTCGTCATGACGAATCACCTCAGGGATTCCGGTCACCGAAGTTGCAATCACTGGGGTTCCACAGGCCATGGCCTCTAAAATCACCGTGGGCAAACCATCAACGTTGCCATCCGCCCCAGGTACGCAGGGGGCAACAAATACATGGCTGCGACGCAGTAGCTCACGTACTTCCTCTTGGTTCAGCGGGCCTAGCATGGTGACAGTATCGTCGAGATCAAGATCGGAGATCTTTTGCTCAAGCTCCTCTTTGAGTTCACCAGCACCGCCAAGCGAAACCTTCACCGGAATACCTTTTGCTTTGACAATCGCAACCGCTTCGATCAGAGCACCAAATCCCTTTTTCGGCACCAGCCTGCCCACCGCCGCAATTTCAAGCGGCTCACTTAACGTTGGGGGCTTGTGATACGGGAAGCGCTCAAGCTCCAAGGCGTTATACTGCAAGCTAATATTTGCCCCTGTACCAGACAAAACCTGCTGCAGATAGTTGTAGTTGTACTGGCTAATAGCAATCACGCGCGTAGCATCACCACAAATCCGGCGCAGCCACTGCATATCAACACTGTTGTGAAAGATATCCTTCGCATGTGTGGTCACGGTGTAGGGAATGCCCGTCAGCTTCGAGGCCACCCACGCCATCCGACCTGACAGTGCAGCGAAATGGGCATGGAAGTGGGTGATGCCTTCGTGTTTAGCTTTCAGTGCCAGCTCCAAGCCTTGTGCTACTTCGGTATGTCCCAAGGTGGAAAGCTCCGGCAAAATAGCGGCGAAATTTTTCACGATTTCGCTCTCTTCTACAATGCCAGTGATTCGTTGCCACAAATCTTCCGCCCCAAAAGGACGTCCGATCCACTTCACCTCAGCACGCACTCTCGCTAATTCAGGGTGGAAACGCGCATCGGTGGTGGGGCGCAGAGCAAAAATTGTCAGCTCATCGCCAATCGCTTCGCGCGCTAAAATTTCCGTCACAATAAACGTTTCCGAAAAGCGCGGATAAACCTTAAGAATATAACCAATTCGAGTATTCATGACAGCACCTCAATCCGTGCATCGCGCACACAATCTAAAGCAAACTGGGCAACCGTTGCTAAACCATGTCGGGCAATCGGAGCACGGTTAATCTTCTTCCCCACCGCCCGCGCCGCCCATCGGCCTAATACCTGACTACTTAAATCCTGCATTCGGGTGTATTCCACCATCCCGACCGCAGCCAGCGAGCGCGCCCGGATTAGCTGTTCGCGCCGTGGTACTTCACGGGGAACAATCATTGCGGGGGTATCGGTTGCAAGAATTTCAGCAGTGGTGTTGTAGCCACCCATGGAGATCACCGCAGCAGCGCGCGCAATTTGGCTGGCCA contains these protein-coding regions:
- a CDS encoding type I restriction-modification system subunit M; translation: MAKKPTKKNEQTLEQKLWATADKLRGNQEPGQYKHVVLGLIFLKYISDRFEERRAELKESLSNPDSDGYIPNEERRLKFLEDRDEYQKRNVFWVPANARWQQIQNQAKSPEVGIIIDNAMDVIEKENPSLKGVLPKDYARDGLDKERLGGLVDLIGSIGFGEKDDHGSDDVLGSVYEYFLGQFAGKESGKDAGAFYTPRSIVRLLVEMLEPYKGRVYDPACGSGGMFVQSSKFVEAHGGNLNDISVYGQEFTDTTWKLAKMNLALRGIEADLGAKSADSFTQDQHKDLRADFILANPPFNVSDWWSPTLDDDPRWKYGTPPQGNANFAWVQHFIHHLSPKGTAGFVLANGSLSSNSGGEGEIRKRLIEEELVDCIVALPDKLFFNTGIPACLWFVSKNRFGNGHRARDGEVLFIDARKMGALKTRRLREFSDEDIAKIADTYHAWRNHDGNYEDIAGFVKSASFEEIEKNNFVLTPGRYVGLEEAELDDEPVEDKIKRLTSELLKEFERGRELEEEISTQIGNFCG
- a CDS encoding UDP-glucose dehydrogenase family protein, producing the protein MKISVIGCGYLGAVHAACMASLGHDVIGVDIDADKVAVLNRGDVPFFEPGLEQILQQSLASGRLRFAVAPATDELVDVDVHFVTVGTPQSATSGAADLSFVNSAFDMIEAAVKSSTKKPVVVGKSTVPVGTAHALAKRIAPLGLTLVWNPEFLRESFAVEDTLRPDRLVYGLSDDPAHAVHGQSVLDEIYASMLAAGIPRLVMNYPTAELVKVAANSFLATKISFINAMAELCEATGGDVVELAHALGHDVRIGNRFLSAGVGFGGGCLPKDIRAFVSRAEELGVEDAVGFLREVDEINQRRRDRVVDLSFAALGGAVAGKKITVLGAAFKPNSDDIRDSPALDVALRLHEHGAQVTVTDPEALGAVEKRLPQLRTQVETMAALKGADLVLLLTEWDEYKNLDPAVVRGIVAHPKIIDGRNVLDAQAWKAAGWGYRGLGRH
- a CDS encoding ABC transporter ATP-binding protein encodes the protein MPKRMKKIAIKRTLKLIAPDVKPQRKLIVGGVTVLLLEVVFRVLEPWPLKFVIDALSVSIGADIAEAPASLRLLLICGAAFLLVVAMRALCNYLATVAFALVGSRASTLLRARIFQHVQGLSQQFHSKNRSADTVQRLVSDVNRMQEVAVTAGLPLLANVITLVVMLIIMVVLDPLLSLVVVAAMLVFMVTSRGASHKIAVAARTTRKAEGQLANTAQESLSSIKIVQAYGLESLISDRFVGANTTSLKAGVKSRRLAARLERSTDVLVGLAQAAVLVGGGLRVLEGEMTLGDLVLFTTYLRTTMKPLRDMAKYTGRIARATASGERVADLMELQSDIASPHNPTPLGDDVTGLVTFENVHTNYESTKVLRGLNLTINPGETVAIIGPSGAGKSTLVSLLVRALDPTHGTVSIDGIPLTSVDLADLRSHVSLVHQEAILFSGTIRENIRYGRFDATDAEIEAATKAANAHDFITAMPKGYDTVVGERGGTLSGGQRQRVAIARALLRDTPIVILDEATSGLDPESAGLVLEAIEKLVEGRTTLAVTHDAEVALRADRVVWLENGRVQLNGAPSDLYSTSEEFRNWVNSKEEFAS
- a CDS encoding virulence RhuM family protein, giving the protein MSNKPRQVGISSTGPLLTFTSADLEHDLLVRFDEGTIWLTQALMGELFGVDKRTVSEHLTNIFASSELEEDSVVRKFRTTAADGKNYQVKHYNLDAIISVGYRVNSKRATQFRIWATKVLRDFTLRGFVVDKQRMAQGEIFGEDYFEQLLQEIREIRLSERRFYQKVTDIYATATDYDRDAPITKTFFATVQNKLHYAVHGHTAAELIRNRASADKPHMGLTTWAKGPEGKVLAGDVTVGKNYLSKTELNDLGRLVETFLNLAESRAERHIPTTMEQWASLLDQVLAIDGRELLQNAGKISKKLADKFALEEYSKFRVEQDRMFTSDFDAFMEEGEHVIETAKEDHDD
- a CDS encoding phosphotransferase, with the protein product MTNTTATYIDHLTDPNWLYDHLGSHVTAEWIRIKPDTSLIASITDATTGITVGWLRLLWPKSHIKATKLQRIAHKAQMNVRTQQLSENIILQTGDVISDPKLFTHLRLLPEEVTTGTLLRYNPARRVIFRVGDQVWRVSRKSVPSPKVHELMSAVVPMQARVDDGSNPHVSVMEFVGDTDLARSPDVGAVARVGGLLARLHGARSLVDGGCAVKRRDVRRQLKAHVRILSAVDPSLAAAAAGLDVPEYEDSREVVVHGDFTPDQVLCDHRHEKVWLSDFDRVHLGPAASDLGSFVSALNPSHQDAFLCGYAQVAPLPSDADIRCAQVHAQLLRLMEPVRAGSPTWRDDIAARIAQVGQVG
- a CDS encoding phosphotransferase family protein encodes the protein MREVLFSLPSVVRAWPQLKTNSVVFEQIIDGQLRAGAIDADGVVRLVPFGCDEALPELAPHEGLVVHRLNKRAVVVNRAAGVVVKHVRKGVGPDYSALAKAAGFRAASVVRSAASVVEYELLPGDTLCALGDASVPGWERFVELWPKFARGAGVGLSSHDAGDELGVLRHWLNQVEHFGMLDAHSCQRLARSVDALAGELLKPADPCVVLHRDLHDKQLLWDGSQLSVLDLDTVAFGEAALDVGNVLAHVELRGFQKVYSDSVQARISQAVRELADSLVISPSRLQAYTQAARLRLCCVYAFRPSAQPFINQWISHSVKE
- a CDS encoding restriction endonuclease subunit S, with the protein product MEISVASFGDLVDIVKDTVKPSELGPDEKYLAYEHIEPSALRVSRFESVDGITSQKSRFSKDQIIYGRLRPYFRKVIFTGENEGICSSDFWVFRAKSGVHPRFAFYVAALKEFSDMAASSSTGTRMPRASWDVVKNFEVPDFSFKEQQEIGRKLGLLDDKIESNQRMLRANYDLVGLYFRELTSRVPVKRIPLSNLVEITKGVSYKSSELQDSDCALVTIKSFDRNGGYKSDGLKAYTGHYKEGQLVGRGELIVAQTDLTQNAEVVGRVVRLPDITDYNHIVASLDLLVIRPSDPQISNSYLYGILSSNEFRQWCRNRVNGTTVLHLAKDAVPTFEAPVIPRAYRREFEAVVSKIFQKSDSLRRENELLTELRDTLLPELLSRRITSEQLEAGL
- a CDS encoding glycosyltransferase family 4 protein, producing the protein MKIAYVCVDPGIPVFGTKGASVHIQEVIREMRAHGHDVTVFATRRGKDVPADLATLNVVEIPVGQGPAAVREQEQIKASQRISELIAEGDFECIYERYSLFSEVIADSALPAILEVNAPLIDEQRTHRELVAEDYAYRALSRQVTAALATVCVSEPVREWVIALTGATTVHTVANGVNVHRITPQPVDEHAAPLVVFVGTLKPWHGVDVLIEAYAHAQSQWRLRIIGDGPQRENLERTAAQLGLDVEFVGAVAPEEIPAHLAGASIGVAPYPHDQAYFSPLKVYEYMAAGLAVVASEIGQIPNVLADVGILVPPSDRQALATAIDQLATNPTTCAELGARARARAVEKHSWSSVVSTMFALAGLSKAGR